The following are encoded together in the Citrus sinensis cultivar Valencia sweet orange chromosome 1, DVS_A1.0, whole genome shotgun sequence genome:
- the LOC102629758 gene encoding leucine-rich repeat receptor-like serine/threonine-protein kinase SKM1: MANNSILFMFLFLSFCTCHGAELELLLSFKSTVNDPYNFLSNWDSSVTFCKWNGISCQNSTHVNAIELSAKNISGKISSSIFHLPHVESINLSSNQLSGEIPSDIFSSSNSLRFLNLSNNNFTGPVPIGSLSRLEILDLSNNMLSGKIPEEIGSFSGLKVLDLGGNVLVGEIPLSISNITSLQIFTLASNQLIGSIPREIGQLRNLKWIYLGYNNLSGEIPKEIGDLTSLNHLDLVYNNLTGQIPPSFGNLSNLRYLFLYQNKLTGSIPKSILGLKSLVSFDLSDNYLSGEIPEEVIQLQNLEILHLFSNNFTGKIPSSLASMPKLQVLQLWSNQFSGEIPSNLGKQNNLTVIDLSTNFLTGKIPETLCDSGSLFKLILFSNSLEGKIPNSLSTCKSLRRVRLQNNRLSGELSSEFTRLPLVYFLDISGNDLSGRIGEQKWEMTSLQMLNLAGNNFSGKLPDSFGSDQLENLDLSENRFSGTIPRSFGRLSELMQLKISRNKLFGDIPEELSSCKKLVSLDLSNNQLSGHIPASLSEMPVLGQLDLSENQLSGKIPQTLGRVASLVQVNISHNHFHGSLPSTGAFLAINATAVAGNDLCGGDSTSGLPPCKGNKKNQTWWLVVACFLAVLIMLALAAFAITVIRGKKILELKRVENEDGIWEVQFFNSKVGKSLTIDEIISSTTEENLTSRGKKGVSSSYKVRSLANDMQFVVKKIIDVNTITTSSFWPDVSQFGKLIMHPNIVRLHGVCRSEKAAYLVYEYIEGKELSEVLRNLSWERRRKVAIGIAKALRFLHFHCSPSVVAGDVSPGKVIVDGKDEPHLRLSVPGLAYCTDSKSINSSAYVAPETKESKDITEKGDIYGFGLILIDLLTGKSPADADFGVHESIVEWARYCYSDCHLDTWVDPFIRGHVSSIQNEIVEIMNLALHCTAGDPTARPCASDVTKTLESCFRISSCVSGLKFSSPV; this comes from the exons ATGGCCAATAATTCAATACTGTTCATGTTCTTGTTCTTGAGTTTTTGCACTTGTCATGGTGCTGAACTTGAGCTTCTCCTATCCTTCAAATCTACTGTCAATGACccttataattttctctccAACTGGGATTCCTCTGTCACTTTTTGCAAGTGGAATGGTATCTCTTGCCAAAATTCCACCCATGTTAATGCAATTGAGCTTTCAGCTAAAAACATTTCTGGGAAAATTTCCTCATCAATTTTTCACTTGCCGCATGTGGAATCAATCAATCTCTCAAGCAATCAGCTTTCCGGAGAAATTCCTAGTGACATATTCTCTTCCTCTAATTCACTTCGATTTCTTAATCTTAGCAACAACAATTTCACTGGTCCTGTACCAATCGGTTCACTTTCCCGCCTGGAAATTCTTGATCTATCAAACAACATGCTTTCTGGGAAAATCCCAGAAGAAATCGGATCCTTTTCAGGTCTAAAGGTTCTTGATCTTGGTGGAAATGTTTTGGTGGGGGAAATTCCACTTTCCATATCAAATATCACTTCTTTGCAAATTTTTACCCTTGCTTCAAACCAATTAATTGGTTCAATTCCGCGCGAAATAGGCCAATTGAGAAACCTCAAGTGGATTTACTTGGGATACAACAATCTTTCTGGTGAAATTCCGAAAGAAATTGGTGATTTAACTTCTTTGAATCACCTTGATCTTGTTTACAACAATCTCACTGGACAAATTCCTCCTTCTTTCGGGAACCTCAGCAATCTTCGGTATCTTTTCCTGTACCAAAACAAGCTAACGGGTTCAATTCCTAAATCCATTTTGGGCCTCAAAAGTCTTGTTTCCTTTGATCTTAGTGACAATTATTTGTCCGGTGAGATCCCAGAAGAAGTAATTCAATTGCAAAACTTGGAAATCCTTCATCTTTTCTCCAACAACTTTACAGGAAAAATTCCAAGTTCTTTAGCATCCATGCCTAAACTTCAAGTCCTCCAATTATGGTCTAATCAATTTTCAGGTGAGATTCCAAGCAATCTTGGGAAGCAAAATAATCTCACCGTAATAGACCTGTCAACCAATTTTCTCACTGGAAAGATACCTGAAACGCTTTGTGATTCGGGTAGCCTTTTCAAGCTCATCCTTTTTTCAAACTCATTGGAAGGTAAAATCCCCAACAGTTTAAGCACTTGCAAAAGCCTGCGCCGTGTACGCCTCCAAAACAACCGTCTCTCCGGTGAGTTATCATCAGAATTTACAAGGCTACCGCTTGTGTACTTCTTGGATATTTCAGGCAACGATCTCTCAGGCAGAATTGGGGAGCAAAAATGGGAGATGACATCGCTTCAAATGCTGAACTTGGCTGGAAACAACTTCTCCGGCAAGTTGCCGGACTCGTTTGGCAGTGACCAGCTCGAAAACTTGGACTTATCAGAAAATAGATTCTCTGGTACCATTCCTCGGAGTTTTGGGAGATTATCCGAGCTAATGCAATTGAAGATTAGCAGAAACAAGCTCTTCGGCGATATCCCAGAAGAATTGTCTTCATGCAAGAAGCTTGTCAGCTTAGACCTGAGCAACAACCAGCTGAGCGGCCACATCCCTGCTAGCTTATCCGAAATGCCTGTTCTTGGCCAGCTTGATTTGTCAGAGAATCAATTATCAGGAAAAATCCCACAAACCCTAGGGAGAGTAGCATCACTTGTTCAAGTGAATATTTCTCACAATCATTTTCACGGCAGCTTACCATCCACCGGAGCGTTTCTCGCCATCAATGCCACTGCGGTTGCTGGTAACGATCTTTGTGGCGGCGACAGTACAAGCGGCTTGCCACCATGCAAAGGGAATAAGAAGAATCAGACGTGGTGGTTGGTGGTTGCTTGCTTTCTTGCTGTCTTAATAATGCTTGCTCTTGCTGCTTTTGCCATCACTGTTATTCgaggaaagaaaattttggagCTGAAGAgagtggaaaatgaagatggaaTCTGGGAGGTGCAGTTCTTCAACTCCAAGGTGGGAAAATCATTGACAATCGATGAGATTATATCGTCCAccacagaagaaaatttaaCTTCAAGAGGCAAGAAAGGCGTTTCATCATCGTACAAAGTGAGGTCTTTGGCAAATGACATGCAATTCGTTGTGAAGAAAATCATTGATGTCAATACAATTACTACGTCAAGTTTTTGGCCCGATGTTTCTCAATTTGGCAAGCTAATAATGCATCCAAACATAGTCAGGCTACACGGAGTGTGTCGATCTGAAAAGGCTGCTTATTTGGTTTACGAGTACATAGAAGGGAAAGAATTAAGTGAAGTTCTTCGGAATTTAAGCTGGGAGAGACGTCGAAAAGTTGCCATTGGGATTGCCAAAGCCCTTCGGTTCTTGCACTTTCATTGCTCCCCTAGTGTTGTCGCTGGTGACGTGTCACCGGGCAAAGTGATCGTCGACGGAAAAGATGAGCCCCACCTCAGATTGAGTGTTCCCGGTTTGGCTTATTGTACGGACTCCAAGAGCATCAATTCTTCAGCCTACGTTGCCCCAG AAACAAAAGAGAGCAAAGACATAACTGAAAAAGGTGACATCTACGGATTTGGCCTCATCCTCATCGATTTGTTGACCGGCAAAAGTCCAGCCGATGCTGATTTTGGCGTGCACGAGAGCATAGTGGAGTGGGCCCGCTATTGCTACTCTGATTGTCATCTAGATACGTGGGTTGATCCGTTTATCAGAGGACACGTGTCCAGTATTCAGAACGAGATCGTAGAGATCATGAACTTGGCACTCCATTGCACCGCCGGTGACCCCACGGCTCGTCCATGTGCCAGTGACGTTACTAAAACCCTAGAGTCTTGCTTCAGGATAAGCTCTTGTGTTTCAGGCTTAAAATTTTCTTCCCCTGTTTAG